A region from the Clavibacter sp. A6099 genome encodes:
- the atpD gene encoding F0F1 ATP synthase subunit beta, which yields MTDTATAPVASDSVAGVGRIVRVTGPVVDIEFPHDSIPPVYNALKTTITIGEESTEITLEIALHLGDDVVRAIALKPTDGLVRGQEVRDTGAAISVPVGDITKGKVFNVTGDILNNEGGEPIEITERWPIHRKPPMFDQLESKTQLFETGIKVIDLLTPYVQGGKIGLFGGAGVGKTVLIQEMIQRVAQDHGGVSVFAGVGERTREGNDLIMEMEEAGVFDKTALVFGQMDEPPGTRLRVALSALTMAEYFRDVKNQDVLLFIDNIFRFTQAGSEVSTLLGRMPSAVGYQPNLADEMGVLQERITSTRGHSITSLQAIYVPADDYTDPAPATTFAHLDATTELSREIASRGLYPAVDPLTSTSRILDPRYLGQAHYDTATRVKAILQKNKELQEIIAILGVDELSEEDKVTVSRARRIQQFLSQNTYMAKKFTGVEGSTVPLKNTIESFSKIADGDYDHVAEQAFFNVGDLDDVERRWSEIQKENG from the coding sequence ATGACTGACACCGCCACTGCGCCGGTCGCCAGCGACAGCGTGGCCGGCGTCGGACGCATCGTCCGCGTCACCGGCCCGGTCGTGGACATCGAGTTCCCGCACGACTCGATCCCCCCGGTCTACAACGCCCTCAAGACGACGATCACCATCGGCGAGGAGTCGACGGAGATCACGCTCGAGATCGCGCTGCACCTCGGCGACGACGTCGTGCGCGCCATCGCCCTGAAGCCCACGGACGGCCTCGTCCGCGGCCAGGAGGTGCGCGACACGGGTGCCGCCATCTCGGTGCCCGTCGGCGACATCACCAAGGGCAAGGTCTTCAACGTCACCGGCGACATCCTCAACAACGAGGGTGGCGAGCCGATCGAGATCACCGAGCGCTGGCCCATCCACCGCAAGCCCCCGATGTTCGACCAGCTCGAGTCCAAGACGCAGCTGTTCGAGACCGGCATCAAGGTCATCGACCTCCTCACCCCGTACGTGCAGGGCGGCAAGATCGGCCTGTTCGGCGGCGCGGGCGTCGGCAAGACCGTCCTCATCCAGGAGATGATCCAGCGCGTCGCGCAGGACCACGGCGGCGTGTCCGTGTTCGCCGGCGTCGGCGAGCGCACCCGCGAGGGCAACGACCTCATCATGGAGATGGAGGAGGCCGGCGTCTTCGACAAGACCGCGTTGGTCTTCGGCCAGATGGACGAGCCGCCGGGAACGCGCCTCCGCGTGGCCCTGTCCGCGCTCACGATGGCGGAGTACTTCCGCGACGTGAAGAACCAGGACGTGCTGCTCTTCATCGACAACATCTTCCGCTTCACGCAGGCCGGCTCCGAGGTCTCCACGCTGCTCGGCCGCATGCCGTCCGCGGTGGGCTACCAGCCGAACCTCGCGGACGAGATGGGCGTGCTCCAGGAGCGCATCACGTCGACCCGCGGCCACAGCATCACCTCGCTGCAGGCCATCTACGTCCCCGCGGACGACTACACCGACCCGGCACCGGCCACCACGTTCGCGCACCTCGACGCGACCACGGAGCTCAGCCGAGAGATCGCCTCGCGCGGCCTCTACCCGGCCGTCGACCCGCTGACGTCCACCAGCCGCATCCTCGACCCGCGGTACCTGGGCCAGGCGCACTACGACACGGCCACCCGCGTCAAGGCGATCCTGCAGAAGAACAAGGAGCTGCAGGAGATCATCGCGATCCTCGGCGTCGACGAGCTCTCCGAGGAGGACAAGGTCACGGTGTCGCGTGCGCGCCGCATCCAGCAGTTCCTCTCGCAGAACACGTACATGGCGAAGAAGTTCACGGGCGTCGAGGGCTCCACGGTGCCGCTAAAGAACACCATCGAGTCGTTCTCGAAGATCGCCGACGGCGACTACGACCACGTCGCCGAGCAGGCGTTCTTCAACGTCGGCGACCTCGACGACGTCGAGCGCCGCTGGTCCGAGATCCAGAAGGAGAACGGCTGA
- a CDS encoding F0F1 ATP synthase subunit epsilon: MARADLTVTVVSADQQVWSGQASMVVARTSEGEIGILAGHEPLLAILATGNVRITQDGGAVITADADEGFLSVENDNVTVVARKAALVA; this comes from the coding sequence ATGGCCCGCGCTGATCTCACGGTGACCGTGGTCTCGGCCGACCAGCAGGTCTGGTCGGGCCAGGCGTCCATGGTCGTCGCGCGCACGAGCGAGGGCGAGATCGGCATCCTCGCCGGTCACGAGCCGCTCCTGGCGATCCTCGCGACCGGCAACGTCCGCATCACGCAGGACGGCGGCGCCGTGATCACGGCCGACGCCGACGAGGGCTTCCTCTCGGTGGAGAACGACAACGTGACCGTGGTCGCGCGCAAGGCCGCGCTGGTCGCGTAG
- the yaaA gene encoding peroxide stress protein YaaA — protein sequence MLVLLPPSETKRDGGTDGSRLDLGLLAFPELTDERRTVVRAVADLAQDPEAAARALKLGPRQAGEVERNRLLESSPTMPALRRYTGVLYDPIGAESLDAAQLAFAGRHVAVHSALLGPVRATDPIPAYRLSHDSRLPGIRMKAHWVDSVSRVLEGIPGLVLDLRSEGYAALGPRPGHEDSAVVRVVARGSDGTVRALNHFNKKAKGELVRDLILAGRDLGSIAELLDWAEGAGVELSRRDSGELVLVAAPH from the coding sequence GTGCTCGTCCTGCTGCCCCCGTCCGAGACGAAGCGCGACGGGGGGACGGACGGATCGCGCCTCGACCTCGGCCTCCTCGCCTTCCCCGAGCTGACGGACGAGCGGCGGACGGTCGTGCGGGCCGTCGCCGACCTCGCGCAGGATCCCGAGGCCGCCGCGCGCGCCCTCAAGCTCGGACCGCGCCAAGCCGGCGAGGTCGAGCGGAACCGCCTGCTCGAGTCGTCGCCGACCATGCCCGCGCTCCGTCGCTACACCGGCGTGCTCTACGACCCGATTGGCGCCGAGTCCCTGGACGCCGCGCAGCTCGCCTTCGCCGGTCGACACGTGGCCGTGCACTCCGCGCTCCTCGGGCCCGTCCGGGCGACCGACCCGATCCCGGCCTACCGGCTCTCGCATGACAGCCGACTGCCGGGCATCCGGATGAAGGCGCACTGGGTGGACTCCGTCAGCCGCGTGCTGGAGGGGATCCCCGGCCTCGTGCTCGACCTCCGATCCGAGGGATACGCGGCCCTCGGACCGCGCCCGGGCCACGAGGACTCCGCCGTGGTGCGCGTGGTCGCTCGAGGCTCGGACGGCACGGTGCGCGCGCTCAACCACTTCAACAAGAAGGCGAAGGGCGAGCTGGTGCGGGATCTGATCCTCGCCGGCCGCGACCTCGGATCCATCGCGGAGCTGCTGGACTGGGCGGAGGGCGCCGGCGTCGAGCTGTCGCGTCGCGACTCCGGCGAGCTCGTCCTGGTCGCCGCGCCGCATTGA
- a CDS encoding DNA-3-methyladenine glycosylase I: protein MTRASVTVGDDGVARCAWSAADPEYRRYHDEEWGRPLHGDRPLFEKLCLEGFQAGLSWITILRKRPRFREVFHGFDVDAVAAMDDGDVERLMGDAGIIRNRAKILAAAGNARAVRALVDAHGDGALDRMIWAHASDPLSRPRPAAADEIPAVTAESTALSRELKAHGLRFVGPTTVYALMQSSGLVDDHVVGCHLAA from the coding sequence GTGACCCGGGCGTCGGTCACGGTCGGCGACGACGGCGTGGCGCGCTGCGCCTGGTCAGCGGCCGACCCGGAGTACCGCAGGTACCACGACGAGGAGTGGGGCCGCCCGCTGCACGGCGACCGTCCGCTCTTCGAGAAGCTGTGCCTCGAGGGCTTCCAGGCGGGCCTGTCGTGGATCACCATCCTCCGCAAGCGCCCGCGCTTCCGCGAGGTCTTCCACGGCTTCGACGTCGACGCGGTCGCCGCCATGGACGATGGCGACGTCGAGCGGCTCATGGGCGACGCGGGGATCATCCGCAACCGCGCGAAGATCCTCGCGGCCGCCGGCAACGCGCGCGCCGTGCGGGCCCTCGTCGACGCGCACGGCGACGGTGCCCTCGACCGGATGATCTGGGCGCACGCGTCCGATCCCCTGTCACGCCCACGGCCGGCCGCGGCCGACGAGATCCCCGCCGTCACGGCGGAGTCCACGGCCCTCAGCCGCGAGCTGAAGGCGCACGGCCTCCGCTTCGTGGGCCCCACCACCGTCTACGCGCTCATGCAGTCATCGGGCCTCGTCGACGACCACGTCGTCGGCTGCCACCTGGCCGCCTGA
- a CDS encoding methylated-DNA--[protein]-cysteine S-methyltransferase: MTPSSAPAVAPARPNVPPPGRGRPGSPAPEPDPRRPLPPAAGLLPAGAALLRVPSPVGRLELVGEGGRVVALSIATDGVLPLDHLDDRPSPVLAETARQLGEYFVGLRTSFEVPVRLTGTPFQVAVWEALARVPHGGVTTYGALAQAAGRPGGARAVGGAVGANRLCVLVPCHRVLGSDGRVTGFSAGDGVATKVRLLALEGSVLS; this comes from the coding sequence ATGACCCCCTCCTCCGCTCCCGCCGTCGCCCCCGCGCGTCCGAACGTGCCCCCGCCCGGCCGAGGCCGTCCCGGATCCCCCGCACCCGAACCCGATCCGCGCCGTCCGCTCCCGCCCGCAGCTGGCCTCCTGCCCGCGGGCGCCGCTCTCCTCCGGGTGCCCTCCCCCGTCGGCCGCCTGGAGCTCGTGGGCGAGGGCGGCCGGGTCGTGGCGCTGTCCATCGCGACCGACGGCGTCCTGCCGCTCGACCACCTGGACGATCGGCCGAGCCCCGTGCTCGCGGAGACGGCCCGGCAGCTCGGCGAGTACTTCGTTGGCCTCCGGACCTCGTTCGAGGTCCCGGTGCGGTTGACGGGGACCCCGTTCCAGGTCGCCGTCTGGGAGGCGCTCGCCCGCGTCCCCCATGGCGGCGTCACGACGTACGGCGCGCTCGCGCAGGCGGCGGGTCGTCCTGGCGGGGCGCGCGCGGTCGGCGGCGCCGTCGGCGCCAACCGGCTCTGCGTCCTCGTCCCGTGCCACCGCGTCCTCGGCTCGGACGGCCGCGTGACCGGCTTCAGCGCGGGCGACGGGGTCGCCACCAAGGTCCGGCTGCTCGCGCTCGAGGGCTCGGTGCTGTCGTGA
- a CDS encoding Lrp/AsnC family transcriptional regulator, producing MSTPQRPSARGLPLDAISRSIVEQLREDGRRSYAEIGKAVGLSEAAVRQRVQKLTDAGVIRIVALTDPQQLGLTRQAMIGVTVSGDVRVVADALADIPAVDYVVMTAGTFDLLAEVVCEDDEELVELLNARIRALDGVVSTETFVYLKVHTQDGHGRSR from the coding sequence ATGAGCACGCCGCAGCGCCCCTCCGCACGCGGGCTCCCCCTCGACGCGATCTCCCGCTCCATCGTCGAGCAGCTGCGGGAGGACGGGCGACGGTCGTACGCCGAGATCGGCAAGGCCGTCGGGCTCAGCGAGGCCGCCGTCCGGCAGCGCGTGCAGAAGCTCACCGACGCGGGCGTGATCCGCATCGTCGCGCTCACCGATCCGCAGCAGCTCGGGCTCACCCGCCAGGCCATGATCGGCGTCACCGTGAGCGGCGACGTGCGCGTGGTCGCGGACGCCCTCGCGGACATCCCCGCGGTCGACTACGTGGTCATGACGGCGGGCACCTTCGACCTGCTCGCCGAGGTCGTCTGCGAGGACGACGAGGAGCTGGTCGAGCTGCTCAACGCCCGGATCCGCGCGCTCGATGGCGTCGTGAGCACGGAGACCTTCGTCTACCTCAAGGTCCACACGCAGGACGGCCACGGGCGCTCCCGGTGA
- a CDS encoding PP2C family protein-serine/threonine phosphatase: MTAIGADVAEVSLALPDGRTLVLGWASMTDRGLRRDHNEDSVLAAVPYFAVADGMGGHAAGDVASDAVIRRLAEEQERAESGFADPEGVEPALDLAVGDIREETGELELHAGTTVTGACLTLVSDRPYWAVFNVGDSRVYQLRGDVLEQVTVDHSVVQEMVDAGRITRAQADRHPDGNIITRAVGVGDAAEADYWLLPVTARLRLLVCSDGLTKELADAEIRGHLLRADDAATAVRDLVVHALDNGGRDNVTAIVVDVLRIDPAADASGPPRRRGLLR, encoded by the coding sequence ATGACCGCCATCGGAGCGGATGTCGCGGAGGTGTCCCTGGCGCTCCCCGACGGACGCACGCTCGTGCTCGGCTGGGCGTCCATGACCGACCGCGGGCTCCGCCGCGACCACAACGAGGACAGCGTGCTCGCGGCCGTGCCGTACTTCGCGGTGGCGGACGGGATGGGCGGCCACGCGGCGGGCGACGTGGCGAGCGACGCCGTCATCCGCCGCCTCGCCGAGGAGCAGGAGCGCGCGGAGTCCGGGTTCGCTGATCCCGAGGGCGTGGAGCCCGCGCTCGACCTGGCCGTCGGCGACATCCGCGAGGAGACCGGGGAGCTGGAGCTCCACGCGGGCACGACCGTCACGGGCGCGTGCCTGACCCTGGTGTCCGACCGCCCGTACTGGGCCGTCTTCAACGTCGGCGACTCGCGCGTCTACCAGCTCCGCGGCGACGTGCTGGAGCAGGTCACCGTGGACCACTCGGTCGTGCAGGAGATGGTGGACGCCGGCCGCATCACGCGCGCGCAGGCCGACCGGCACCCGGACGGGAACATCATCACCCGCGCCGTGGGCGTCGGCGACGCCGCCGAGGCGGACTACTGGCTCCTGCCCGTGACCGCGCGGCTGCGGCTGCTGGTCTGCTCCGACGGGCTCACCAAGGAGCTGGCCGACGCGGAGATCCGCGGGCACCTGCTGCGCGCCGACGACGCGGCGACGGCGGTGCGGGACCTCGTCGTGCACGCGCTGGATAACGGCGGGCGCGACAACGTGACGGCGATCGTGGTCGACGTGCTGAGGATCGACCCGGCCGCCGACGCGTCCGGACCCCCGCGTCGCCGCGGCCTGCTCCGCTGA
- the dapD gene encoding 2,3,4,5-tetrahydropyridine-2,6-dicarboxylate N-succinyltransferase: MASPDSPSSVAPASAPASGSAWGYGLATVASDGTVLDTWFPAPELGSLPAGRDRWIAPAWIEELAVADPRRGVTIDIVTVEIDLQTPPTSTPDAYLRLHLLSHLLVAPNTISLDGIFGHLPIVVWTNAGPVHPDDFDRLRPSLQRAGIAAHGIDKFPRLLDYVTPDRVRIADASRVRLGAHLAPGTTVMHEGFVNFNAGTLGASMVEGRITQGVVVGDGSDVGGGASIMGTLSGGGTQRVVIGERALLGANSGVGISIGDDSVVEAGLYVTAGTKVRLAGEAPGPDGTVPQVKAVELSGRPGILFRRNSLTGAVEAVPRLGGGSILNDALHA; the protein is encoded by the coding sequence ATGGCCTCCCCCGATTCGCCCTCGTCCGTCGCGCCCGCCTCCGCTCCCGCCTCCGGATCCGCGTGGGGATACGGCCTCGCGACCGTCGCCTCGGACGGCACCGTGCTCGACACCTGGTTCCCCGCGCCGGAGCTCGGGTCGCTGCCCGCCGGCCGCGACCGCTGGATCGCGCCGGCCTGGATCGAGGAGCTCGCCGTGGCCGACCCGCGCCGCGGCGTCACGATCGACATCGTCACGGTCGAGATCGACCTGCAGACGCCCCCCACGTCGACGCCCGACGCGTACCTCCGGCTGCACCTGCTCAGCCACCTGCTCGTGGCGCCGAACACGATCTCCCTCGACGGGATCTTCGGCCACCTCCCCATCGTCGTGTGGACCAACGCCGGGCCCGTGCACCCCGACGACTTCGACCGCCTCCGGCCGTCGCTCCAGCGCGCGGGCATCGCCGCGCACGGCATCGACAAGTTCCCGCGCCTGCTCGACTACGTCACGCCCGACCGCGTGCGCATCGCCGACGCCTCGCGCGTGCGGCTCGGCGCGCACCTCGCGCCCGGCACCACGGTGATGCACGAGGGCTTCGTCAACTTCAACGCGGGCACGCTCGGCGCGTCCATGGTCGAGGGGCGCATCACGCAGGGCGTCGTCGTCGGCGACGGCTCGGACGTCGGCGGCGGCGCGTCCATCATGGGCACGCTCTCGGGCGGCGGCACGCAGCGCGTCGTCATCGGCGAGCGGGCGCTGCTGGGCGCGAACTCGGGCGTCGGCATCTCCATCGGCGACGACAGCGTCGTGGAGGCCGGCCTCTACGTGACGGCCGGCACCAAGGTCCGGCTCGCGGGCGAGGCGCCCGGGCCGGATGGCACCGTGCCGCAGGTGAAGGCCGTCGAGCTGTCCGGGCGGCCCGGGATCCTCTTCCGCCGCAACTCGCTCACGGGCGCCGTCGAAGCGGTGCCGCGGCTCGGCGGCGGCTCGATCCTCAACGACGCGCTGCACGCGTAG